The following are from one region of the Juglans regia cultivar Chandler chromosome 10, Walnut 2.0, whole genome shotgun sequence genome:
- the LOC108980809 gene encoding probable ATP synthase 24 kDa subunit, mitochondrial isoform X2 encodes MIMAFSSRLLSKSKQFCGSQITLQQTHAIPVRFFAKQADPPALKGDNMLKGIFFEVKNKFETALGVLRKEKITIDPEDPAAVAQYAKVMKTIREKADLFSESQRIQYTIQTRTQDIPDARTYLLTLKEIRIKRGLTDELGAEAMMFDALEKVEKELKKPLMRNDKKGMALLMAEFDKINKKLGIRREDLPKYEEQLELKISKAQLEELKKDALEAMETQKKREEFKDEETVDVKSLDIRNFI; translated from the exons ATGATCATGGCCTTCTCGTCCCGCCTCTTGTCCAAATCCAAACAG TTTTGTGGTAGCCAAATCACCTTGCAGCAGACTCATGCTATTCCAGTCCGCTTCTTTGCCAAACAAGCTGATCCCCCCGCTCTTAAGGGAGATA ACATGTTGAAGGGAATCTTTTTTGAGGTTAAGAACAAATTTGAGACAGCCTTGGGGGTACTTCGAAAGGAGAAGATCACCATAGATCCGGAAGATCCAGCTGCAGTTGCTCAGTATGCCAAGGTTATGAAGACAATAAGAGAAAA GGCAGATTTGTTCTCAGAATCCCAAAGGATCCAGTACACCATACAGACACGAACTCAAGATATTCCTGATGCCCGGACATATCTGTTGACATTGAAGGAAATACGGATCAA GAGGGGTCTCACAGATGAACTTGGTGCGGAGGCAATGATGTTTGACGCACTGGAAAAGGTTGAAAAGGAACTTAAGAAGCCCCTTATGAGGAATGACAAGAAAGGAATGGCTCTTCTTATGGCAGAGTTCGATAAAATCAATAAGAA GCTTGGAATCCGAAGGGAAGATCTGCCCAAGTATGAAGAACAGCTAGAACTCAAAATTTCCAAGGCACAGTTGGAGGAGTTGAAGAAAGATGCTCTTGAGGCAATGGAAACTCAAAAGAAGCG GGAGGAATTCAAGGATGAGGAAACGGTTGACGTGAAGTCTTTGGACATTCGGAACTTTATCTAA
- the LOC108980809 gene encoding probable ATP synthase 24 kDa subunit, mitochondrial isoform X1, which produces MIMAFSSRLLSKSKQIQFCGSQITLQQTHAIPVRFFAKQADPPALKGDNMLKGIFFEVKNKFETALGVLRKEKITIDPEDPAAVAQYAKVMKTIREKADLFSESQRIQYTIQTRTQDIPDARTYLLTLKEIRIKRGLTDELGAEAMMFDALEKVEKELKKPLMRNDKKGMALLMAEFDKINKKLGIRREDLPKYEEQLELKISKAQLEELKKDALEAMETQKKREEFKDEETVDVKSLDIRNFI; this is translated from the exons ATGATCATGGCCTTCTCGTCCCGCCTCTTGTCCAAATCCAAACAG ATACAGTTTTGTGGTAGCCAAATCACCTTGCAGCAGACTCATGCTATTCCAGTCCGCTTCTTTGCCAAACAAGCTGATCCCCCCGCTCTTAAGGGAGATA ACATGTTGAAGGGAATCTTTTTTGAGGTTAAGAACAAATTTGAGACAGCCTTGGGGGTACTTCGAAAGGAGAAGATCACCATAGATCCGGAAGATCCAGCTGCAGTTGCTCAGTATGCCAAGGTTATGAAGACAATAAGAGAAAA GGCAGATTTGTTCTCAGAATCCCAAAGGATCCAGTACACCATACAGACACGAACTCAAGATATTCCTGATGCCCGGACATATCTGTTGACATTGAAGGAAATACGGATCAA GAGGGGTCTCACAGATGAACTTGGTGCGGAGGCAATGATGTTTGACGCACTGGAAAAGGTTGAAAAGGAACTTAAGAAGCCCCTTATGAGGAATGACAAGAAAGGAATGGCTCTTCTTATGGCAGAGTTCGATAAAATCAATAAGAA GCTTGGAATCCGAAGGGAAGATCTGCCCAAGTATGAAGAACAGCTAGAACTCAAAATTTCCAAGGCACAGTTGGAGGAGTTGAAGAAAGATGCTCTTGAGGCAATGGAAACTCAAAAGAAGCG GGAGGAATTCAAGGATGAGGAAACGGTTGACGTGAAGTCTTTGGACATTCGGAACTTTATCTAA
- the LOC108980799 gene encoding uncharacterized protein LOC108980799, with protein sequence MASEPHNEKTMRNPEDDESPAVKQEEDFSYNLERSGTKPKKDMLLKEDKDINGGTQDCDSSKRIATEDQAKTSDYTAPKIKTPLSIYRPGENSTSTFPNNNPSKMAPDQEKDLSSKEKKRGGRSTDPYSEPSKNVVDSVARTSSPLIEKEKKEVDSKNTAMISSSEPQYSQGDNRVLRKTPSKEKENKVLYVEADPYAAEKNIGVPYSSNADRGNDTSRATDGSYAKKKENKGSFCPCCSIL encoded by the exons ATGGCCAGTGAACCCCATAACGAGAAGACCATGCGCAACCCTGAAGACGATGAAAGCCCAGCAGTAAAGCAAGAAGAAGATTTCAGCTACAACCTCGAAAGATCGGGCACAAAACCCAAGAAGg ATATGTTGCTGAAGGAGGATAAAGACATTAATGGCGGAACCCAAGATTGTGACTCTTCAAAAAGGATCGCAACTGAAGATCAGGCCAAGACATCTGATTATACAGccccaaaaattaaaacaccTTTGTCGATTTATAGACCAGGTGAAAACAGTACTTCGACCTTCCCCAACAACAATCCATCAAAAATGGCACCGGATCAAGAGAAAg ATCTGTCgtcaaaagagaagaaaagaggtGGTAGAAGTACTGATCCATATTCTGAGCCTTCAAAAAATGTCGTGGACAGCGTTGCACGGACAAGTTCTCCACTaattgaaaaggagaagaaag AGGTTGATTCAAAAAATACAGCAATGATCTCATCAAGCGAACCTCAGTATTCTCAAGGTGACAACCGTGTTCTGCGAAAAACTCCAtcgaaagaaaaagagaataaag TACTGTACGTAGAGGCCGATCCGTATGCAGCCGAAAAAAATATAGGGGTGCCATACTCTAGTAATGCAGATCGAGGGAATGATACATCACGAGCTACTGATGGATCGTatgcaaagaaaaaggaaaataaag GAAGCTTCTGTCCCTGCTGCTCCATATTATAA
- the LOC108989115 gene encoding uncharacterized protein LOC108989115 → MQVIVNISPNRQEHTNKRDDGHVLPRDHDQEPKKSFVGWDQEYSSSTTIDQGKSNIMGSEMKSMRKPGEESLVVRQEYLSDNVVERDTKPKPVVGNPTGYDYFLSSKRECSTTGVLGEETSTKMICCQQRRKKVAEVLQKMSWTALHGQVLHLKRRRKRPPPFL, encoded by the exons ATGCaggtgattgtaaatattagcCCTAATCGGCAGGAACATACAAACAAGAGAGATG ATGGTCATGTGTTGCCAAGAGATCATGATCAGGAGCCGAAAAAGAGTTTTGTTGGGTGGGATCAAGAGTacagcagtagtactactataGATCAGGGTAAAAGCAATATTATGGGCAGCGAGATGAAGAGCATGCGCAAGCCTGGAGAAGAAAGCCTAGTAGTAAGGCAGGAATATTTAAGCGACAACGTCGTCGAAAGAGACACAAAACCCAAGCCTGTTGTGGGTAATCCTACTGGGTATGATTATTTTCTGTCGTCAAAAAGGGAGTGTAGTACTACTGGTGTTCTCGGGGAGGAGACTTCAACCAAGATg ATCTGTTGTcaacagagaagaaaaaaggtGGCAGAAGTACTCCAAAAAATGTCGTGGACGGCGTTGCACGGACAAGTTCTCCACTTGAAGAGGAGAAGaaag